Proteins co-encoded in one Cytobacillus sp. NJ13 genomic window:
- a CDS encoding FAD-dependent oxidoreductase has translation MSEKFDVIVVGAGPAGTSCAYICAKNGLKVLQIERGEYPGSKNVMGGVLYRKQMEEIIPEFWKEAPLERPVIEQRFWMMDKESTVSFGYKGLEWGKEPYNNFTVLRAPFDQWFAKKGIEQGVLLINETVVLECLTENGKVVGVRTDRPDGEVYADVVVLADGVNSLLAKQLGYHKEFRPDEVALTVMEVINLSKDKINDRFNLEDNQGCTIEIFGDSTKGNLGTAFIYTNKESINIGVGTTLSSMIKAKLKPYDLLDYLKTHPMVRPLIEGGESAEYLAHLIPEGGYHSVPKVAGDGVLLAGDAAQLVNAIHREGSNMAMASGTMAAETIIDAKKRGDFSETSLNQYRETLYQSFIIKDLEKYKDATHTFEHYPQYFKEYVPMLNRAASKFFTVDGTPKKDKQKEIMKSFTSERGTIRVLQDMYRAWKAVK, from the coding sequence ATGTCTGAAAAGTTTGATGTCATCGTGGTGGGTGCAGGGCCTGCAGGAACTTCCTGTGCTTACATATGCGCCAAAAACGGTCTAAAAGTCCTGCAAATTGAAAGAGGAGAATATCCAGGCAGCAAAAATGTAATGGGCGGAGTTTTATACCGTAAGCAAATGGAGGAAATCATTCCGGAGTTTTGGAAAGAAGCACCGCTTGAGCGGCCTGTCATAGAGCAGCGGTTTTGGATGATGGATAAAGAATCGACAGTGAGTTTTGGCTATAAAGGTCTTGAGTGGGGGAAGGAACCATATAATAATTTTACAGTACTCCGGGCGCCATTTGACCAATGGTTTGCAAAAAAAGGGATTGAACAGGGAGTACTTTTAATAAATGAAACAGTCGTGCTTGAGTGTCTGACTGAGAATGGAAAGGTGGTTGGTGTAAGAACTGACCGGCCGGATGGAGAGGTATATGCAGATGTAGTGGTTTTGGCAGATGGTGTAAATTCACTGCTGGCAAAACAGCTGGGCTACCATAAAGAATTTCGCCCTGATGAAGTGGCACTGACGGTAATGGAAGTTATTAATCTTTCAAAAGACAAAATTAATGACCGCTTTAACCTGGAAGACAACCAAGGCTGTACGATTGAAATATTCGGGGACTCCACGAAAGGCAATCTGGGAACTGCCTTTATTTACACCAATAAAGAGAGTATTAATATTGGTGTGGGAACCACGCTGTCAAGCATGATTAAGGCGAAGCTTAAGCCTTATGACCTGCTGGATTATTTAAAAACACACCCTATGGTAAGACCTTTAATAGAAGGGGGAGAATCTGCTGAGTATCTGGCTCACTTGATTCCTGAAGGAGGCTACCATTCAGTGCCTAAAGTGGCCGGGGATGGTGTCCTTCTTGCAGGTGATGCTGCACAGCTTGTTAATGCCATACATCGCGAAGGCTCCAATATGGCAATGGCTTCCGGAACGATGGCTGCAGAAACCATCATTGATGCCAAAAAACGGGGTGATTTCAGCGAAACAAGCTTGAATCAGTACAGGGAAACACTGTATCAAAGCTTTATTATTAAAGACCTGGAAAAATATAAAGATGCAACTCACACGTTTGAACACTACCCGCAGTATTTTAAGGAATATGTTCCAATGCTGAACAGGGCAGCGAGCAAATTCTTTACAGTTGATGGAACTCCTAAGAAAGATAAGCAAAAGGAAATTATGAAGAGCTTCACCAGTGAGCGCGGGACCATTCGTGTGCTTCAAGACATGTACAGGGCATGGAAGGCGGTGAAATAA
- a CDS encoding electron transfer flavoprotein subunit alpha/FixB family protein, whose protein sequence is MMDENRGVWVFIEQNDGKIEGVSLELLGAGRKLADKLDVPLSGVLLGYEIMSLSQEVIAYGADQVYVIDHEVMKDYRTESYMKAVINLAEKYKPEIFLYGATSNGKDLASAVATDLSTGLTADTTMLDVEVDKRLLEASRPAFGGNIMATILCKKHRPQMATVRPKVMKALEPDHDRQGEVIEEAIALSEDDMRTKVIKIVKDVTKKVNLADAHVVVAGGKGMGDAQNFQLIHELADAIGATVGGTRDVVEAGWLPHEQQVGQTGETITPKVYFAIGISGAIQHVVGMKNSEFIIAINKDPDAPIFDVATYGIVGDALEIVPKLIKELKEARERGGEMSYV, encoded by the coding sequence ATGATGGATGAGAACCGGGGAGTGTGGGTGTTCATAGAACAAAATGATGGGAAAATCGAAGGAGTTTCCCTTGAATTGCTCGGTGCAGGCAGAAAGCTGGCAGATAAGCTGGATGTGCCTCTTTCCGGTGTGCTGCTTGGGTATGAAATAATGTCTTTAAGCCAGGAGGTAATCGCTTATGGAGCTGATCAGGTATATGTCATAGATCATGAAGTAATGAAAGATTATCGCACAGAATCATATATGAAGGCAGTTATTAATCTTGCAGAAAAATATAAACCTGAAATATTTCTCTATGGGGCTACTTCCAATGGTAAAGATTTGGCCAGTGCTGTTGCTACAGATCTTAGCACTGGATTGACTGCGGATACAACCATGCTGGATGTCGAAGTGGATAAGAGGCTTCTTGAAGCAAGCCGCCCGGCGTTCGGGGGAAATATAATGGCCACCATCCTTTGTAAAAAGCACCGGCCGCAGATGGCTACTGTCCGTCCTAAGGTTATGAAAGCCCTGGAGCCAGATCATGATAGGCAGGGAGAGGTTATAGAAGAAGCGATTGCCCTAAGTGAAGATGACATGCGCACTAAGGTGATTAAAATTGTGAAAGATGTCACAAAAAAAGTGAATTTAGCAGACGCTCATGTTGTCGTTGCAGGCGGAAAAGGGATGGGTGATGCTCAAAATTTCCAGCTGATCCATGAGCTGGCTGACGCAATTGGAGCAACCGTAGGCGGTACAAGGGATGTAGTGGAGGCAGGATGGCTGCCGCATGAACAGCAGGTAGGGCAGACCGGGGAAACCATTACACCAAAGGTCTATTTTGCTATTGGGATTTCAGGTGCAATTCAGCATGTCGTAGGCATGAAGAATTCAGAGTTCATTATTGCGATTAACAAAGATCCGGACGCACCTATATTTGATGTAGCAACTTACGGAATCGTGGGTGATGCACTTGAAATTGTGCCGAAGCTAATTAAAGAGTTAAAGGAAGCAAGGGAAAGAGGGGGTGAAATGAGTTATGTCTGA
- a CDS encoding electron transfer flavoprotein subunit beta/FixA family protein, whose translation MHIVVCVKQVPDTKIIKINPKTNTLDRRSAPAILNPYDAHAVQEAVKITKSIGKGTISVLSMGPPQAVAVIKKSIEIGADRGFLISDRAFAGADTLATSYALSKALERISKDMPVDLIICGKHAIDGDTGQVGPGIARRLDIPPVTNVIEVSELNESEKSILIKRKITDGYELIKAQVPCLLTVEKEINSIEYSPMPNMIKAARYEPVIWSVNDLEEVDRTQLGLKGSPTIVGKMFTPPKPEGGKRLEGNADEQVKQLMELLNDKKELFVSR comes from the coding sequence ATGCACATAGTTGTGTGTGTCAAGCAAGTCCCTGATACAAAAATCATTAAAATTAATCCCAAAACCAATACTCTTGACCGGCGCAGTGCTCCTGCCATTTTAAATCCTTATGACGCCCATGCAGTACAGGAAGCTGTGAAAATAACAAAGTCCATAGGAAAAGGCACCATTTCTGTCTTATCCATGGGACCTCCACAGGCTGTTGCTGTGATTAAGAAAAGTATCGAAATTGGAGCAGACCGCGGTTTTTTAATCTCTGACCGTGCATTTGCCGGCGCAGATACATTGGCAACAAGCTATGCCCTGTCTAAGGCATTAGAACGTATTTCAAAGGATATGCCTGTGGATTTAATCATATGCGGAAAACATGCCATTGATGGAGATACCGGCCAGGTGGGACCAGGAATAGCAAGAAGGCTGGATATTCCGCCTGTTACAAATGTTATAGAGGTATCCGAACTTAATGAAAGTGAAAAATCGATCCTGATCAAAAGGAAAATTACGGACGGATATGAATTAATAAAAGCTCAAGTCCCTTGCCTGCTGACCGTTGAAAAAGAGATTAATAGCATAGAATACTCCCCTATGCCTAACATGATAAAAGCTGCCAGGTATGAGCCGGTTATCTGGTCTGTAAATGATCTCGAGGAAGTAGATCGTACACAGCTCGGATTGAAAGGGTCTCCTACGATAGTGGGAAAAATGTTTACCCCTCCCAAGCCGGAAGGCGGAAAGAGGCTTGAAGGGAATGCGGACGAACAGGTTAAGCAGCTGATGGAGCTTCTTAATGATAAGAAAGAGCTGTTTGTAAGCCGATAA
- a CDS encoding aspartyl-phosphate phosphatase Spo0E family protein produces the protein MRYKRIQLLTEIQQKREKMIETAKKNGMASQETVRCSQELDQLIFEYQCVIKREKEQKKRMRISFREMILTWKRAVV, from the coding sequence TTGCGCTATAAAAGAATACAGCTGCTGACTGAAATTCAGCAAAAAAGGGAAAAAATGATAGAAACGGCCAAGAAAAATGGAATGGCGAGCCAGGAAACTGTGCGCTGCAGCCAGGAACTTGACCAATTAATTTTTGAATATCAATGCGTCATTAAAAGAGAGAAGGAACAAAAGAAAAGAATGAGAATTTCCTTCCGGGAAATGATTCTCACATGGAAGAGAGCAGTTGTATAA
- a CDS encoding cupin domain-containing protein has translation MIGLAYIVLKNSKKEIRNQEEVAAFLEKQEVIYEQWAIDKLPESLKEKYLLSDDEKQEILAAFAEEIKDISERRGYRAQDVISLSENTPNLEQLLQNFQQEHHHTDDEVRFIVSGHGVFIIQGKAGEFFEVFLNPGDLISVPENIRHYFTLQEDRKVVAIRIFVTAEGWVPIYEKKEVHQ, from the coding sequence ATGATTGGTTTGGCATATATCGTATTGAAAAATTCAAAAAAAGAAATTAGGAATCAGGAAGAGGTTGCTGCCTTTCTCGAAAAGCAGGAGGTTATCTATGAGCAATGGGCAATTGATAAATTGCCTGAAAGTCTGAAGGAAAAATATTTACTTTCCGATGATGAAAAACAAGAAATTCTGGCTGCATTTGCTGAAGAAATTAAGGATATTTCAGAAAGAAGAGGATATAGAGCACAGGATGTAATTTCCCTTTCAGAGAATACGCCGAATTTGGAGCAGCTTCTTCAGAATTTCCAGCAGGAACATCATCATACAGATGATGAGGTGAGATTTATTGTCAGCGGCCATGGAGTTTTTATTATACAAGGAAAAGCTGGAGAATTCTTTGAAGTATTCCTGAATCCTGGCGATTTAATATCTGTACCTGAAAACATCCGTCATTATTTTACTCTTCAGGAGGATAGAAAAGTAGTAGCCATCCGGATTTTTGTTACCGCAGAAGGATGGGTGCCAATTTATGAAAAAAAGGAAGTCCATCAATAA
- a CDS encoding methylthioribulose 1-phosphate dehydratase, with translation MSRLEEKWNELADIKDELAERDWFMGTSGNLAIKVSGSPLQFLVTASGKDKRKRTDEDFLLVDEFGHPAGETHLKPSAETLLHTEIYRRTKAECSLHVHTIDNNVISEIYGDQEAVTFKGQELIKAFDKWEEDAVLEIPIIPNHAHIPTLAKCFSSHIHEDAGAVLIRNHGITVWGKTSFEAKKILEASEFLFRYQLRLLEHKRNQLFKVV, from the coding sequence ATGAGCAGACTTGAGGAAAAATGGAATGAGCTTGCAGATATTAAGGATGAGCTCGCAGAAAGGGACTGGTTTATGGGAACGAGCGGAAATCTGGCCATTAAGGTCAGCGGAAGTCCCCTTCAATTCCTCGTAACAGCAAGCGGAAAGGATAAAAGGAAACGCACTGATGAAGATTTTCTTCTTGTTGATGAATTTGGACACCCGGCAGGGGAAACACATCTAAAGCCATCCGCTGAAACACTTCTGCATACTGAGATATATAGAAGAACAAAAGCTGAATGCAGTCTTCATGTACATACAATAGATAATAATGTCATCTCAGAAATTTATGGTGATCAGGAGGCAGTAACATTTAAAGGGCAAGAGCTGATTAAAGCATTTGATAAATGGGAGGAAGATGCTGTTCTTGAGATTCCGATTATTCCGAATCATGCACATATTCCCACGCTGGCTAAGTGTTTTTCTTCCCATATACATGAAGATGCAGGTGCTGTTTTAATAAGAAATCATGGAATTACAGTATGGGGCAAAACCTCCTTTGAGGCTAAAAAAATCCTTGAGGCTTCAGAGTTTCTGTTCCGTTATCAGCTAAGGCTTCTGGAACATAAGAGAAATCAGCTATTTAAAGTAGTCTAA
- a CDS encoding 2-hydroxy-3-keto-5-methylthiopentenyl-1-phosphate phosphatase, with protein sequence MAKIAVFCDFDGTITENDNIIHIMKHFAPSQWEGIKNQVLGQEISIQEGVGKMFSLLPSSLKDNITDFILENARVREGFQPFIDYLAKEKIPLYIVSGGIDFFVAPVLDKYGPFEAVFCNSSDFSGDTIKILWPHSCDENCNNDCGCCKPSIMRKLEGEDTFKVVIGDSVTDLEAAKQADFVIARDLLLEKSKEMNLNHCAFESFYDCIELLKRLNEVRV encoded by the coding sequence ATGGCTAAAATAGCGGTTTTTTGTGATTTTGATGGAACTATTACCGAAAATGATAACATCATTCATATCATGAAGCACTTTGCTCCTTCCCAATGGGAAGGGATAAAAAATCAAGTTCTGGGACAGGAAATTTCCATTCAAGAAGGAGTAGGAAAGATGTTTTCCCTTCTCCCAAGCAGTCTGAAAGATAATATCACCGATTTCATCTTGGAAAATGCGAGAGTAAGAGAGGGATTTCAGCCATTTATCGATTATCTGGCAAAAGAAAAAATACCGCTTTATATAGTCAGCGGAGGAATAGATTTTTTTGTGGCTCCTGTACTGGATAAGTATGGACCCTTTGAAGCGGTGTTCTGCAATAGTTCTGATTTTAGCGGTGATACAATTAAAATCTTATGGCCCCATAGCTGCGATGAGAATTGCAATAATGATTGCGGCTGCTGCAAGCCTTCCATTATGAGGAAACTAGAGGGTGAGGACACCTTTAAAGTGGTGATCGGAGATTCAGTAACTGATCTGGAGGCTGCAAAGCAGGCAGACTTTGTCATAGCAAGAGACCTGCTCCTGGAGAAAAGCAAAGAGATGAACCTGAATCATTGTGCCTTTGAATCGTTCTATGATTGCATTGAGCTTTTAAAAAGATTAAATGAGGTGAGGGTATGA
- a CDS encoding 2,3-diketo-5-methylthiopentyl-1-phosphate enolase, producing the protein MSEIIATYLIHDEKHNPEKKADEIALGLTVGSWTHLPELEKQQLEKHKGRVISVEDLIKDEERKETAAVIKIAYPTVNFSPDLPAILTTVFGKLSLDGKIKLLDLQFSNELKSFFPGPRFGIDGLRGKLNVYDRPLLMSIFKGVLGKDMDFLTSQLKEQALGGIDLVKDDEILFENRFTPFEARITEGKEVLRQVYEETGHRTLYAVNLTGRSFELKDKARKASRLGADLLLFNVFSYGLDVLQSLREDDEIGLPIMAHPAVSGALSASSVYGISYPLLLGKLLRYAGADLSLFPSPYGSVALEKTQALSIGDALTKNDFCKRTFPVPSAGIHPGLVPLLFEDFGIDSVINAGGGVHGHPDGARGGGLAFRQAIDLILKGASLTDAPSNFPELKKAIDLWGYKEVAVKNG; encoded by the coding sequence ATGAGTGAAATTATTGCAACGTATCTGATTCATGATGAAAAACATAACCCGGAGAAAAAGGCTGATGAGATCGCTTTAGGCTTAACGGTCGGGTCATGGACCCATTTGCCCGAACTTGAAAAACAGCAGCTGGAAAAGCATAAAGGCAGGGTCATTTCTGTTGAAGACCTTATTAAAGATGAAGAAAGGAAGGAAACAGCTGCAGTCATTAAGATTGCTTATCCCACTGTTAATTTCAGTCCGGATTTACCGGCAATATTAACAACAGTCTTTGGAAAACTGTCATTGGACGGAAAGATTAAATTGTTGGATTTACAGTTTTCCAATGAACTTAAAAGCTTTTTCCCCGGGCCTCGATTCGGGATTGACGGACTGAGGGGAAAACTGAATGTATATGACAGACCCCTTCTGATGAGCATCTTCAAAGGGGTGCTCGGCAAAGACATGGATTTTTTAACTTCGCAGCTGAAGGAACAGGCTCTTGGGGGCATCGACCTTGTAAAAGATGATGAAATTCTATTTGAAAACCGATTTACACCTTTTGAAGCCCGGATAACCGAAGGCAAAGAAGTGCTAAGGCAGGTTTATGAGGAAACAGGCCACCGTACCCTATATGCTGTAAATTTAACAGGCAGGTCTTTTGAATTAAAAGATAAGGCAAGGAAGGCATCCAGACTTGGTGCAGATCTTCTTCTGTTCAATGTATTCTCTTATGGGCTCGATGTTTTGCAGTCATTAAGAGAAGATGATGAGATTGGACTGCCTATCATGGCACATCCTGCAGTTAGTGGAGCTCTTTCTGCTTCAAGTGTTTACGGGATTTCCTATCCTTTGCTTTTAGGCAAACTCCTCAGGTATGCAGGTGCAGACTTGTCTCTATTCCCTTCCCCTTATGGATCGGTTGCACTTGAAAAAACTCAGGCATTATCAATTGGGGATGCCCTGACTAAGAATGATTTCTGCAAAAGAACCTTTCCGGTTCCATCAGCCGGCATCCATCCGGGTCTTGTGCCTCTGCTTTTCGAAGACTTCGGAATAGACAGTGTAATCAATGCCGGAGGTGGCGTACATGGGCATCCGGATGGGGCAAGAGGAGGCGGTCTGGCATTCCGCCAGGCAATTGATTTAATTTTAAAGGGGGCTTCTTTGACAGATGCTCCATCAAACTTCCCTGAATTAAAAAAAGCGATTGATCTGTGGGGGTACAAAGAGGTGGCTGTAAAGAATGGCTAA
- a CDS encoding pyridoxal phosphate-dependent aminotransferase yields MVNYPQSDLLKSLPKQFFASLTAKVGKKLEQGYDVINLGQGNPDLPTPEHIVKSLQSAAENPQNHKYSPFQGFPFLKKAAADFYKREFNVELDPETEIAILFGGKAGLVEIPQCLLNPGDSILVPDPGYPDYWSGVVLAKAKMVTMPLKEEYNFLPVYSELSADQLNSAKLMFLNYPNNPTGAVANKDFFQETVDLSRSHGICIVHDFAYGGIGFDDKKPESFLQAEGAKEVGIEIYTLSKTFNMAGWRVGFAAGNASVIAALNLMQDHLYVSLFGAVQEAAAAALTGPQDCVNELNSIYESRRNTFISGLREIGWDVKAPKGSFFAWLKVPEQFTSEEFADYLLDKAHIAVAPGIGFGDFGEGYVRAGLLTSEGRLKEAVARIQKLNLF; encoded by the coding sequence TTGGTAAATTATCCGCAATCAGATCTTTTAAAAAGTCTGCCTAAACAGTTTTTTGCATCTTTGACAGCTAAAGTGGGAAAAAAACTCGAACAAGGTTATGATGTCATCAATCTTGGACAGGGAAATCCTGATCTGCCTACCCCCGAGCATATTGTCAAGAGTCTTCAAAGTGCGGCCGAAAATCCGCAAAACCATAAATATTCTCCTTTCCAGGGCTTCCCGTTTTTAAAAAAGGCTGCTGCTGACTTTTATAAAAGGGAATTTAATGTTGAATTGGATCCCGAAACCGAAATAGCCATCCTTTTTGGTGGTAAAGCCGGCCTGGTTGAAATCCCTCAATGCCTTTTAAACCCTGGGGACAGCATATTGGTTCCGGACCCGGGATATCCTGATTATTGGTCAGGTGTTGTACTTGCCAAAGCAAAAATGGTGACAATGCCTCTAAAAGAAGAATATAACTTTTTGCCCGTATACAGTGAATTGTCAGCAGATCAGCTTAATTCAGCCAAATTGATGTTCCTTAATTATCCAAATAATCCGACTGGAGCAGTGGCAAACAAGGATTTTTTTCAGGAAACAGTTGATTTGAGCCGAAGTCATGGCATTTGCATCGTCCATGATTTTGCATATGGCGGTATTGGTTTTGACGACAAAAAGCCTGAAAGTTTTCTTCAGGCAGAAGGGGCAAAAGAAGTCGGAATTGAAATTTATACTCTTTCAAAGACCTTTAATATGGCAGGCTGGAGAGTTGGATTTGCAGCTGGAAATGCAAGTGTCATCGCAGCACTGAATCTTATGCAGGATCATCTATACGTCAGCTTGTTTGGTGCTGTTCAGGAAGCTGCAGCAGCTGCTCTGACAGGACCCCAGGATTGTGTTAATGAGTTGAATTCCATATACGAATCCAGACGGAATACATTCATCTCTGGCCTCAGGGAAATTGGCTGGGATGTAAAAGCACCTAAAGGCTCCTTTTTTGCATGGCTCAAGGTCCCTGAACAATTTACCTCGGAAGAATTTGCTGACTATCTCTTGGACAAAGCGCATATTGCTGTTGCACCTGGCATCGGATTTGGTGATTTTGGAGAAGGGTACGTAAGAGCTGGTTTGCTGACATCTGAGGGTAGACTTAAAGAAGCGGTGGCCCGAATACAAAAATTAAATTTATTTTAA